A region of Esox lucius isolate fEsoLuc1 chromosome 3, fEsoLuc1.pri, whole genome shotgun sequence DNA encodes the following proteins:
- the ltb4r2b gene encoding leukotriene B4 receptor 2b yields MANDSYILNSCNSSGSSYTDPKTVSNPITTAIGALIMSIVFLLGVPGNLFIIWSIMVRARRRSVTTILILNLACADGVLMCLSIFFIVYLARRNWDFGLIMCKVLFYLCNTNMYASIFLITLMSLHRLVAVVWPTRVTPHASKKIIVRAIAVLWVLVFLISIPALLYRTVEENEQGDPDQKRWVCNSHHNTTQEVVFQYTFETTVGFLVPYGLIVSSYICIVRRIRQTKFRRNVRSEKLILAIVVTFGIFWLPYHIINIIQVVATQLKEPSIKARLNDIWRPSRAVTSALAFISSCANPILYTFAGKSYIRGDGMAFMARLFEGISLDYGLRKGRQKRDIEGTGIKETLSLSSTAENVVKNGI; encoded by the exons ATGGCCAATGACAGTTATATCTTGAATTCATGCAACTCCTCCGGCAGCAGTTATACGGATCCCAAGACCGTGAGTAACCCCATCACCACAGCCATAGGAGCTCTTATCATGAGCATAGTCTTCCTCCTTGGTGTCCCAGGAAACCTGTTCATCATCTGGAGCATCATGGTCCGCGCCCGCAGACGCTCCGTCACAACCATCCTCATCCTCAACCTGGCTTGCGCCGACGGCGTCCTCATGTGCCTCAGTATCTTCTTCATCGTCTACCTGGCAAGGCGGAACTGGGACTTTGGTCTCATCATGTGCAAAGTCCTGTTCTATCTGTGCAACACAAACATGTATGCCTCCATTTTCCTCATCACGCTGATGAGCCTGCACAGGCTGGTGGCGGTGGTGTGGCCCACGCGAGTGACACCCCATGCCAGCAAAAAGATAATAGTGCGGGCCATAGCTGTGCTCTGGGTGTTGGTGTTCTTGATTTCTATCCCTGCTCTGTTGTACAGAACAGTGGAGGAGAACGAACAAGGAGACCCAGACCAGAAACGCTGGGTTTGTAACTCTCATCACAATACGACTCAAGAG GTGGTGTTCCAGTACACCTTTGAGACAACAGTGGGATTCCTGGTTCCTTATGGACTTATAGTGAGCAGCTATATCTGCATTGTGAGACGCATCAGACAGACCAAGTTTCGTCGCAATGTCCGCAGTGAAAAACTCATCCTGGCTATCGTTGTAACATTTGGCATCTTCTGGTTACCCTATCACATTATCAACATAATACAG GTGGTGGCTACGCAGCTTAAAGAACCCAGCATAAAAGCTAG ACTAAATGACATATGGAGACCCAGTCGGGCTGTGACCTCTGCTCTGGCCTTCATCAGCAGCTGTGCCAACCCTATTCTCTACACGTTTGCTGGAAAGTCTTACATCAGAGGGGACGGAATGGCCTTCATGGCCAGGCTCTTTGAGGGGATATCGCTGGACTACGGGTTAAGGAAGGGTCGGCAGAAAAGAGATATTGAGGGAACGGGAATTAAAGAAACTTTGAGTCTCAGCAGCACAGCAGAAAATGTTGTGAAGAATGGAATATAG